A genomic stretch from Salarias fasciatus chromosome 18, fSalaFa1.1, whole genome shotgun sequence includes:
- the rab31 gene encoding ras-related protein Rab-31: MAIRELKVCLLGDTGVGKSSIVCRFVQDHFDHNISPTIGASFLTKTVPCGNELHKFLIWDTAGQERFHSLAPMYYRGSAAAVIVYDITKLDSFQTLKKWVKELKEHGPEDIVVAIAGNKNDLGDIREVPMKEAKEFAESIAAIFIETSARNAVNVEELFQKISKQIPPLENAEVDSNESFKLTRQPAPSTRRCC, encoded by the exons ATGGCGATCAGGGAGCTCAAAGTTTGTCTTTTAGGG GACACCGGCGTGGGGAAATCCAGCATTGTCTGCCGATTCGTTCAGGATCACTTTGACCACAACATTAGTCCCACCATAGG AGCGTCGTTCCTGACGAAGACGGTGCCGTGCGGAAACGAACTGCACAAGTTTCTGATCTGGGATACAGCGGGACAGGAGCGG tttcactCATTAGCGCCGATGTACTACCGAGGCTCGGCGGCTGCCGTCATCGTCTATGACATAACTAAACTG GACTCTTTCCAGACACTGAAGAAGTGGGTGAAAGAGCTGAAAGAACACGGCCCGGAGGACATCGTAGTGGCGATAGCAGGGAATAAGAATGATTTAGGAGACATCAG GGAAGTTCCGATGAAGGAGGCCAAGGAGTTTGCTGAATCAATCGCAGCTATTTTCATCGAGACGAGCGCCAGGAATGCCGTGAATGTAGAAGAGCTCTTTCAGAAAATCA GTAAACAGATCCCCCCACTGGAGAACGCCGAGGTGGACAGCAACGAGTCCTTCAAGCTCACCCGGCAGCCCGCTCCGTCCACCAGGAGGTGCTGCTAG
- the twsg1a gene encoding twisted gastrulation protein homolog 1-A has translation MRPGQLIPPSAAAAAATALLLLLSGLSLTSGCNKALCASDVSKCLIQELCQCRPSDGNCSCCKECMLCLGNLWEECCDCVGMCNPKNYSDSPATSKSTVEELHRPIPSLFRALTEGDAPINMMVDSFPVADELSHHENLVSFLESLDSQPHNVSVPGNSIHASYDTRENMCTVVYFDDCVSIRQCKLYCESMGGSKYRWFHNACCQCIGPECVDYGSKDVKCMNCLF, from the exons ATGAGGCCCGGTCAGCTGAtccccccctccgccgccgccgccgccgccacggccctcctcctcctcctatccGGACTCTCTCTCACCTCCGGCTGCAACAAGGCGCTGTGCGCCAGCGACGTCAGCAAGTGTCTCatccag gagctgTGCCAGTGCCGCCCGTCCGACGGGAACTGCTCCTGCTGTAAGGAGTGCATGCTGTGTCTGGGGAACCTGTGGGAGGAGTGCTGCGACTGCGTGG GGATGTGCAACCCCAAGAACTACAGCGACTCCCCGGCCACGTCCAAGAGCACCGTGGAGGAGCTGCACCGCCCCATCCCCTCGCTCTTCCGCGCCCTGACGGAGGGCGACGCCCCCATCAACATGATGGTGGACTCCTTCCCCGTGGCCGACGAGCTGTCGCACCACGAGAACCTGGTGTCCTTCCTGGAGTCGCTGGACAGCCAGCCGCACAACGTGTCGGTGCCCGGAAACAGCATCCACGCCAGCTACGACACCCGAG AGAACATGTGCACGGTGGTGTACTTCGACGACTGCGTGTCCATCCGTCAGTGCAAGCTGTACTGCGAGTCCATGGGAGGATCCAAGTACCGCTGGTTCCACAACGCCTGCTGCCAGTGCATCGGGCCCGAGTGCGTGGACTACGGCAGCAAGGACGTCAAGTGCATGAACTGCCTCTTCTGA
- the ralbp1 gene encoding ralA-binding protein 1, with translation MTECFLPPSSSPAEQRRAEHPGGVARTPSSEEISPTKFPGLYRTGEPSPPHDGHHHEPPDAYVSDDDKEHSKKKNKFKKKEKRTEGYAAFQEDSSADEAESPSKMKRSKGIHVFKKPSFSKKKEKDFKVKEKGPKEDKAKDKKSKDLTAADVVKQWKEKKKKKKPTAEAEPVPVETPTFRPIFGAPLAEAVKRTALYDGLQLPAIFRECVDYIENYGMKCEGIYRVSGMKSKVDELKAAYDREECPCLEEYDPHTVASLLKQYLRELPENLLGRDLTQRFEDACGRQAEAEKVAEFQRLLADVPAESRLLLSWLVTHMDHVIAREADTKMNIQNISIVLNPTIQIGNRVLYVFFTHVRELFGDVVLKPVVRPLRWSNMAAMPVLPETQESIKEEIRRQEFLLNCLHRDLQAGVKDLSKEERLWEVQRILTALKRKLREAKRQECESKIAQEIASLSKEDVSKEEMTENEEEVINLLLAQENEILTEQEELISLEQVLRRQIATEKEEIERLRAEIADIQSRQQGRSETEEYSSDSESESEDEEELQMILEDLQKQNEELENKNTHLNQAIHEEQEAILELRVQLRLLQSHKLQQQQEVTAQPPAEQAPPPQPSPEARSEEQPKRSVAVAAAAAAAAATDTAAAANGKAAKDPSKPSPSKDRRDAGV, from the exons ATGACCGAGTGCTTCCTGCCCCCGAGCAGCAGCCCCGCCGAGCAGCGGCGGGCCGAGCACCCGGGCGGCGTGGCCCGCACGCCCAGCTCCGAGGAGATCAGCCCCACCAAGTTCCCCGGGCTGTACCGAACGGGCGAGCCGTCGCCGCCCCACGATGGACACCACCACGAGCCGCCGGACGCCTACGTCTCCGACGACGACAAGGAGCAcagcaagaagaagaacaagttcaagaaaaaggagaaaagga CGGAGGGATACGCCGCTTTCCAGGAGGACAGCTCGGCGGACGAAGCCGAGAGCCCGTCCAAGATGAAGCGCTCCAAAGGAATCCACGTGTTCAAGAAGCCCAGCTTCTccaagaagaaggagaaggactTCAAAGTGAAGGAGAAGGGCCCCAAAGAGGACAAGGCCAAGGACAAGAAGTCCAAAGACCTGACGGCCGCCGACGTGGTCaagcagtggaaggagaagaagaagaagaagaagccgacGGCGGAGGCGGAGCCGGTCCCCGTGGAGACCCCCACCTTCAGGCCCATCTTCGGAGCCCCCCTGGCCGAAGCCGTGAAGAGGACGGCGCTGTACGACGGCCTGCAGCTGCCCGCCATCTTCAGGGAGTGTGTGGACTACATCGAAAACTACGGCATGAAGTGTGAGGGCATCTACCGGGTGTCAG GTATGAAGTCCAAGGTGGACGAGCTGAAAGCGGCGTACGACCGCGAGGAGTGCCCCTGCCTGGAGGAGTACGACCCGCACACGGTGGCCAGCCTGCTGAAGCAGTACCTCCGCGAGCTGCCCGAGAACCTGCTGGGCCGCGACCTGACCCAGCGCTTCGAGGACGCCTGCGGGCGGCAGGCGGAGGCCGAGAAGGTGGCCGAGTTCCAGAGGCTGCTGGCCGACGTGCCGGCGGAGAGCCGGCTGCTCCTCTCCTGGCTCGTCACGCACATGGACCACGTCatcgcccgcgaggccgacacCAAGATGAACATCCAGAACATTTCCATCGTCCTCAATCCCACCATACAG ATCGGGAACCGCGTCCTCTACGTCTTCTTCACCCACGTACGGGAGCTGTTCGGGGACGTGGTGCTGAAGCCCGTGGTGCGGCCCCTCCGCTGGTCCAACATGGCCGCCATGCCGGTTCTGCCCGAAACCCAGGAGAGCATCAAGGAGGAGATCCGCCGGCAG GAGTTCCTCCTGAACTGCCTGCACCGGGACCTGCAGGCCGGAGTGAAGGACCTGTCCAAAGAGGAGCGACTCTGGGAGGTCCAGAGAATCCTGACGGCTCTCAAACGCAAGCTGAGGGAGGCCAAGCGTCAG GAGTGTGAGAGTAAAATCGCCCAGGAGATCGCCAGTCTGTCCAAAGAAGACGTTTCAAAGGAGGAAATGACCGAGAATGAAGAGGAAGTCATCAACCTCCTGCTCGCCCAG GAGAACGAGATCCtgacggagcaggaggagctgatctCTCTGGAGCAGGTGCTGCGCCGGCAGATCGCCACGGAGAAGGAGGAGATCGAGCGGCTGCGGGCCGAGATCGCAGACATCCAGAG CCGGCAGCAGGGCCGCAGCGAGACGGAGGAGTATTCCTCCGACAGCGAGAGTGagagcgaggacgaggaggagctgcagatgaTCCTGGAAGATCTGCAGAAGCAGAACGAGGAACTGGAG AACAAAAACACGCACCTGAACCAGGCGATCCACGAGGAGCAGGAAGCCATCCTGGAGCTGCGCGTTCAGCTCcgcctgctgcagagccacaagctgcagcagcagcaggaagtgacggcgCAGCCGCCGGCCGagcaggctccgcccccgcAGCCCAGCCCGGAGGCGCGCAGCGAGGAGCAGCCCAAACGCTCCGTCGCCgtggccgccgccgcagccgccgccgcagccacCGACACGGCCGCGGCGGCCAACGGGAAGGCGGCGAAGGATCCCTCGAAACCGTCGCCGAGCAAAGACCGGAGAGACGCCGGCGTGTGA